From the Saccharomycodes ludwigii strain NBRC 1722 chromosome I, whole genome shotgun sequence genome, one window contains:
- the MRN1 gene encoding Mrn1p (similar to Saccharomyces cerevisiae YPL184C | MRN1 | Multicopy supressor of rsc nhp6): MTVNHIDNNNSAFTSAATNTSKTMFSPSPSPIGRYLDSYNVRRSSSVHSFDSYTEYQINTNTSGSNSSSTNNNNNNSGNTTIIQNTMNNNTLRRNSSNNIQGKKTPLQRLWDNNNNNNNNNTSFPLSPGNIINNNNNRSSSGTLSHVQDFPALKHENSFSSISSSSNTGYGYSAENILAIDNNTNENKDHYYNGLNIKEKYFDNNVGVDTSIATYNGKNKYVDNNQHCYYYPGEGNSSTISNTIDDDGNGHRDYNVNTIASNDIPNNTVDINNKKITNEIYGPGPEGNLDCVYNATNYPYNFPLTTSSSNPDDASEPVASVNLDPSPAFATAKKMFNASPVPNSNSNAYSNFNSDFNSNFNSNSNSNFNSNSNSNSNSNFNSTSNLNSNSNSNSNLDPNYTSASFFLPKQLLAQQQIELQVAPKKKVYNQHLTQAFSSSPSITPTSDFLPQVISQNQIIVQRHLHNPSQQQSQNPQQFLQMQQMLQQQQQQQQQQKDTFSSSQSYQMLPHQQQLQQLLLQQPQEPIPPTSSSMNDLIEPISRTVYLGNTPLDLTYSQLLDHVRSGVIEDVKILPEKSCAFISFTDENSALLFHSDAILKKLNIGGNNIKVGWGKATPLDSIVAASVNNEGATRNVYIGNLNTDNKSRGIIGEGETNANNDKTNGEEERAPIHKDMENEDGEETNSLKGKGKEELAITEEKLRHDLKHYGTIENIKIVAEKGIAFVHFTSIFSAIKVVTTLPFTNTYYSNKKVAYGKDRCSFITKTQQHNAAMFLGIPHGMEHLISKSNPQFISNTLAQQSAAAAAIATTAGGANNLGNRTIYLGNLPKDVRIDEICNVVRGGMLQKIKLLEDRHVSFVTFIDPTAAAQFYALSQLHGLTIHSRKCKVGWGKHSGPLSNALALAVGQGASRNIYLGNITFDSDVYNGEPFFSEANLRKFFSQYGSVEQINFLVEKNCCFINFTDINNAILAIDKIKDNSHFKSLKINFGKDRCGNMPRQNV; the protein is encoded by the coding sequence ATGACAGTTAATCATATAGACAACAATAACAGCGCTTTCACCTCTGCTGCTACGAACACAAGTAAAACTATGTTTTCACCGTCTCCTTCGCCAATTGGAAGATATTTAGATTCATACAATGTAAGGAGATCGAGTAGTGTGCATAGTTTTGATAGTTATACAGAGTATCAAATTAATACCAATACTAGCGGcagtaatagtagtagtaccaataataacaataataatagtggtaATACTACGATTATACAAAATACAATGAATAACAACACTTTAAGAAGAAATAGTAGTAACAATATACAAGGTAAGAAAACGCCGTTACAACGATTATgggataataataataataataataataataacactagTTTTCCGTTGTCACCAGGaaatatcattaataacaacaataaccgTAGTAGCAGTGGTACGCTTTCTCATGTTCAAGATTTTCCTGCTTTAAAACATGAAAATTCATTCTCCTCTATATCTTCGAGTTCTAATACTGGATATGGCTATTCCGCTGAAAATATACTTGCTATTGACAACAATACAAATGAGAACAAAgaccattattataatgGGTTGAAcataaaggaaaaatattttgacaATAATGTTGGTGTTGATACTTCAATTGCCACATAtaatggtaaaaataaatacgtTGATAACAATCAGCACTGTTACTATTATCCAGGTGAAGGTAATTCTAGTACAATTAGTAATACCATTGACGATGATGGTAATGGGCACCGGGATTATAATGTCAATACCATAGCTTCTAATGATATTCCTAATAACACTGtagatataaataataaaaaaattacaaatgAAATATATGGTCCTGGACCAGAAGGTAATTTAGATTGTGTTTATAACGCAACAAACTATCCATATAATTTTCCCTTAACTACAAGTTCTTCCAATCCTGATGATGCTTCGGAGCCTGTTGCAAGTGTTAATTTAGATCCTTCTCCTGCATTTGCTACTGCTAAGAAAATGTTTAATGCTAGTCCTGTTCCTAATTCTAATTCTAACGCTTACTCAAACTTCAATTCTGattttaattctaattttaattctaattctaattctaattttaattctaattctaattctaattctaattctaattttaattctacTTCCAATTTAAACTCCAACTCCAATTCCAATTCCAATCTCGATCCTAATTACACTTCtgcttccttttttttaccaaaaCAACTCCTTGCGCAACAACAAATAGAGTTACAGGTTgcaccaaaaaaaaaagtttacaACCAGCATTTAACACAAGCATTTTCAAGTAGCCCTTCTATAACACCCACTTCTGATTTCTTGCCACAAGTCATATCccaaaatcaaataatagtACAACGCCACTTGCATAATCCATCACAACAACAATCGCAAAACCCCCAACAATTTTTACAGATGCAACAAATGttgcaacagcaacagcaacaacaacaacaacaaaaggaTACATTCTCTTCTTCTCAATCATACCAAATGTTGCCACATCAGCAACAATTACAACAATTATTACTACAGCAGCCACAAGAACCAATTCCACCTACATCTTCGTCAATGAACGATCTTATTGAACCAATTAGTAGAACCGTTTATTTAGGTAACACACCATTAGATTTAACTTATTCGCAGCTACTAGATCATGTACGTAGCGGTGTTATAGAAGATGTTAAGATCTTACCAGAAAAGTCATGTGCATTTATATCTTTCACAGACGAAAATTCTGCCTTGCTATTTCATTCGGATGCaatcttaaaaaaattaaacattgGTGGGAATAATATTAAGGTTGGTTGGGGTAAAGCTACCCCGTTAGACTCTATTGTAGCAGCAAGCGTTAATAATGAAGGAGCTACAAGAAATGTGTACATTGGTAATTTAAATACTGATAACAAGTCCAGAGGTATTATTGGTGAGGGGGAAACAAATGCCAATAATGATAAGACCAATGGTGAAGAAGAACGGGCACCTATACATAAAGACATGGAAAATGAAGACGGAGAAGAAACTAATAGTTTAAAGggaaaaggaaaggaaGAGCTTGCTATCACTGAGGAAAAATTAAGGCATGATCTAAAACACTACGGTactattgaaaatattaagatTGTAGCAGAAAAGGGCATTGCTTTTGTTCATTTCACCTCTATTTTTTCTGCGATTAAAGTTGTCACTACTTTACCCTTTACAAACACGTattatagtaataaaaaagttgcTTATGGTAAAGATAGATGCTCCTTTATTACTAAAACACAGCAACATAACGCAGCGATGTTTTTGGGGATCCCACATGGTATGGAGCATTTAATTAGTAAAAGTAACCCACAGTTTATTTCCAACACATTAGCCCAACAATCAGCTGCTGCCGCTGCAATTGCTACAACTGCGGGAGGAGCTAATAATCTAGGCAATAGAACTATATACCTAGGTAATCTACCCAAAGATGTCCGTATTGACGAAATTTGTAACGTTGTGCGGGGTGGTATgctacaaaaaattaaactgTTAGAAGACAGACATGTTTCCTTTGTAACTTTTATTGACCCAACAGCTGCAGCTCAATTTTATGCACTGAGCCAATTGCATGGGTTAACTATTCACTCAAGAAAGTGCAAAGTTGGTTGGGGCAAACATTCTGGACCATTAAGTAACGCTTTGGCGTTAGCTGTTGGACAGGGAGCGTCAAGAAACATATATTTGGGCAATATAACTTTTGATTCAGATGTTTATAATGGTGAGCCCTTTTTTTCTGAAGCTAAtttaagaaaatttttcagCCAATATGGGAGCGTAGAGcagattaattttttggttgagaaaaattgttgttttattaattttactGACATTAATAACGCTATTTTAGCGATTGATAAAATCAAGGACAATTCacattttaaaagtttaaaaattaattttggaaaagatCGTTGTGGAAATATGCCTCGCCAAAATGTATGA
- a CDS encoding uncharacterized protein (similar to Saccharomyces cerevisiae YIL082W-A | retrotransposon genes), whose amino-acid sequence MSNNTDGVRLNPFAGSRDVHTLLQFLDAVEIRFVTRRISSNQEKICFLAENLDGDAASWFRNAYRRADLTDVPYETVVAKLKEHFFVAIDPYQMYLDLNKMRQTKSVMEYTDKFEKTRLLLPIDFVSEKALIVTFIAGLKKDICRELRIRDPQTLREAEEMAWRADNLGSKTNNVNWYDTPTSTSNDPDAMEIDAMQSKYMNRNSSSGRRNYNNSERWDYNNRNRHNFNKSNSNNDYWKNRLESLCRNKGLCYECGDSGHYASKCPKSQKRNASSPTPQRY is encoded by the coding sequence TTCACACATTACTCCAATTCTTAGATGCTGTTGAAATTCGTTTTGTAACTAGGCGTATTTCTTCAAATCAGGagaaaatttgttttttagcTGAAAACTTGGATGGTGATGCTGCCTCGTGGTTTAGAAACGCATACCGAAGAGCAGACTTAACAGACGTACCCTACGAAACTGTTGTTGCTAAGTTGAAAgaacatttttttgtcgCTATTGACCCTTACCAAATGTACcttgatttaaataaaatgagACAGACCAAGAGTGTTATGGAATACACTGACAAGTTCGAGAAAACTAGATTGTTATTGCCTATCGACTTTGTCTCAGAAAAAGCCCTAATTGTAACTTTCATCGCTGGGTTAAAAAAGGACATTTGTAGAGAATTGAGAATTCGTGACCCGCAAACCTTGAGAGAAGCCGAAGAGATGGCCTGGAGAGCTGACAACTTAGGATCTAAAACGAATAATGTAAATTGGTATGATACACCAACATCAACAAGCAATGATCCGGATGCCATGGAAATCGATGCCATGCAATCCAAATATATGAACCGTAATAGTAGTTCAGGACGTCGTAATTACAACAACTCAGAACGTTGGGATTACAATAACAGAAACCGTCATAATTTCAACAAGTCCAACTCGAATAACgattattggaaaaatcgCCTCGAAAGCTTATGTAGAAATAAAGGATTATGTTATGAATGTGGTGATTCAGGACACTACGCTTCTAAATGTCCAAAGAGTCAAAAGAGAAACGCGAGTTCTCCCACGCCTCAGAGATATTGA